The stretch of DNA ACAGCATGCACACTGGCAGAAGTGTTACTTCACATCAACGATGATTTCAATTAGAGTGCTTCTGCTCCGATTCTCCCTTCTACTTCTTCCATGTTTCTCGAAATTTGTCTCACCATTTTCCCACAAAACCCCAAGGCTCACCCCATTTTATAAACAAGCATTCATAACAAGAAACCCTGATAAAATCTCGTCTGCAACGACAATTTCGAAGGATTTCAAGACGTATTTTTATACTCAAATCCTTGATCATTTCAACTTCGGATCCAAAAGTTACGAGacttttaaacaaaaatatgtGGTGAATTCCAAGTATTGGGGTGGTCCGGATTCAGGCTATCCCATCTTTGCATATCTTGGTGCCGAAGCCCCCCTTGATGATGATTTGGGAAGCATTGGTTTTCTCACAGATAACGCGCCTTCTTTCAAGGCTCTTCTAGTTTATATAGAGGTATTGTACATTTCCGACCAAGTATCGAAAGGGTTTGCATATATTAAAAATGGGGTTCAAAAATTGTTAGGGAAATTTGGTCATCATAGTGGCATATGaatgaataatatatatatatatatatatctttgtGTGCGTTTGTGTGTGTAAAGGACTCTTAGTTTTCGTTGTTTGGCGAGTAAATCTTTACACAACGAAACATATGTAGCACAGAATGAAGCAAAGCATTTCATGCCAACGTAGTCAGTCTGGCAGATGTCTTATTACGTTTTCTGTTGTTTTTGTTCTTGCGATTCGTTCCAGCATCGATATTATGGAAATTCAAGCCCGTTTGGATCATTAAAAGAAGTCATACGAAACGAGACAAGGCGAGGATATTTCAACTCGGCACAAGCTATAGCTGATTATGCACAAGTTCTGCTACATGTCAAGGAACAATTTTCTGCGCATATTTCTCCCATTATCGTTGTCGGAGGATCATATGGAGGAAGTACGAATATAAATAgtcaaatattatatttcagtCAAATAGTATTTATAGTTTTAATTATAATTCAATATTCTTTCTTTTTTAGTTGATTTGTTACTGTCCGATGTTGTAATGAATACCGAATTCCATATCTCTGATCGATATTCACCTTATATATTTAAACGATCAAATGATTACTTTTTTTCCTCTCAGTGTTGGCGTCGTGGTTTCGGCTCAAGTATCCACACATTGCCTTGGGAGCTCTAGCTTCGTCAGCCCCTATTCTTTATTTCGATAACATTACTCCCCAAAATGCATATTATTCAGTTGTCACCAAGGATTTCAAGGTATTACTTTTTGTCtattaaattaacttatacAATTTGATTTGGTGTGTGTTATTTTTAGTTACATGCGTActtatgtatgtatatgttttACTTTTATGTCAGGAAGCCAGCGAAACATGTTACCGAGCTATTCGAAAATCATGGTCGGAAATCGACAGAGTCGCCTCAAAACCAGACGGTCTCTCTATTCTCAGTCGAAAATTTAACACTTGCTCGTTAGTTGTTTTTTGACCTaatttcattattattattattattcgtTTTAGGTGGCCTAGATCATTTACAAGGACAATCAGAAATAAAAACTTATATTTTGATTTAGGAAACTGAAAAATTCTCACGAGTTAAAGGATTATTTGGACACAATATATACAGCAGCTGCTCAGTATAATCATCCGCCAAATTATCCGGTGACGATGGTGTGTGACGGGATTGATGGAGCTCCCAAAGGTACCGATAATCTTGGCAGGATTTATGCCGGGATTGTCTCTTATAGAGGCAAAATGAAATGCTTTGACACAAATGAATTCAATATTCCTGATGAAATTAGTGAGGGATGGCAGTGGCAGGTAAGTCATTATTCCTCAATCCtcatatgttaaataggatAAATAGTCAAAATTGCATATTTGTGTTTTTATATTTGTCTATTTGCTATTTATATCATTTAGTATGTTGTCAAATTTTCGTCAAATTCCggtatgtttaattttttttaaattttaattcattttctGACTTGACTTGATGTGACATTGAGGTATGCAGTGTCATGTCAACACTCTAaatgaaaataacaaaaattaccaaaaatctgaaaataaatgattaaaactgaaattaaaaaaatataatgagTCGGGCAACTCAAAACCCATACTTTAAAGGGGCACAAAATTTTCCCTCTATATTGTAATGATACCAACACTTTAAAGATAAAAGACTTGTgtcaaaaagaaaaattaaagacAAAAAGACCTCACTTTTCATATATTCACGTTTAGATTGTGATAGAATCTTTTGTTCATCATCCTATTCAATAGGATCTCACACTAGTAAGTGGATTATGTAATTGAATttcatcatttaaatattattttaattactaaaaTTTGATATTGAAAATTCCTAAAggaattttttcttttgaaaactttcattatgtttttatgttttattttgggTTTTGACTAAcaaatgataatttttaatatattttttttttgcaacttttgtttatatttaataatacaaTCAATAGCCACTTAAATGAAATGTAAAGTCTTCTGTATTTTTAAGACACGGTTTATGAATTGGTTGCTTCTGTTGTCAATTTGGATACTTGCTTAatgaaattaatataaaattatacaaagtGAAACTTAAATGGTTGTatacatttt from Primulina tabacum isolate GXHZ01 chromosome 3, ASM2559414v2, whole genome shotgun sequence encodes:
- the LOC142538794 gene encoding uncharacterized protein LOC142538794 isoform X2, which gives rise to MISIRVLLLRFSLLLLPCFSKFVSPFSHKTPRLTPFYKQAFITRNPDKISSATTISKDFKTYFYTQILDHFNFGSKSYETFKQKYVVNSKYWGGPDSGYPIFAYLGAEAPLDDDLGSIGFLTDNAPSFKALLVYIEHRYYGNSSPFGSLKEVIRNETRRGYFNSAQAIADYAQVLLHVKEQFSAHISPIIVVGGSYGGMLASWFRLKYPHIALGALASSAPILYFDNITPQNAYYSVVTKDFKEASETCYRAIRKSWSEIDRVASKPDGLSILSRKFNTCSKLKNSHELKDYLDTIYTAAAQYNHPPNYPVTMVCDGIDGAPKGTDNLGRIYAGIVSYRGKMKCFDTNEFNIPDEISEGWQWQTCSEMVMPIGRGEKDTMFQAAPFDLHQFIKECTTYYGVPPRPHWITTYYGGHDIKLSLNRFGSNIIFSNGLRDPYSSAGVPLFGHTPVCKYRSRLVDHAKKHRG
- the LOC142538794 gene encoding uncharacterized protein LOC142538794 isoform X1, with the protein product MISIRVLLLRFSLLLLPCFSKFVSPFSHKTPRLTPFYKQAFITRNPDKISSATTISKDFKTYFYTQILDHFNFGSKSYETFKQKYVVNSKYWGGPDSGYPIFAYLGAEAPLDDDLGSIGFLTDNAPSFKALLVYIEHRYYGNSSPFGSLKEVIRNETRRGYFNSAQAIADYAQVLLHVKEQFSAHISPIIVVGGSYGGMLASWFRLKYPHIALGALASSAPILYFDNITPQNAYYSVVTKDFKEASETCYRAIRKSWSEIDRVASKPDGLSILSRKFNTCSKLKNSHELKDYLDTIYTAAAQYNHPPNYPVTMVCDGIDGAPKGTDNLGRIYAGIVSYRGKMKCFDTNEFNIPDEISEGWQWQTCSEMVMPIGRGEKDTMFQAAPFDLHQFIKECTTYYGVPPRPHWITTYYGGHDIKLSLNRFGSNIIFSNGLRDPYSSAGVLQDLSESVLAITTSNGSHCLDIHPSANTDPDWLIMQRNIEVNVIQGWIQKYHKDISSRFE